AGACGACCATACTCTTTAAGAAGAGTTTGAGCGTTTTTATTAATTGTAGCCATTGTACGAACTGATTCAACTGGATATTTACCATTTGCAGACTCACCAGAAAGCATTGTCGCATCAGTACCATCGATAACTGCGTTAAACACGTCAGATACTTCAGAACGAGTTGGACGTGGTTTTTCTGTCATTGTTTCAAGCATGTTTGTAGCTGTAACAACAATTTTACCAGCAGCATTTACTTTAGTGATAATCATTTTTTGGTAAACTGGAACCATTTCGAATGGTACTTCGATACCCATGTCACCACGAGCGATCATGATACCATCAGCAGCTTCAATGATTTCATCGATATTATCGATACCTTGTTGGTTTTCGATTTTAGCCAACAATTTAACGTGGCCGTTTCCAGTTTCTTCACAGATAGCACGTACTTCTTGTACATCTTTCGCAGTACGTACAAATGAGATTGCGATAAAGTTAATACCTTGTTCGAGACCAAAACGAATATCAGCATTATCACGTTCAGCAAGTGCTGGGAAAGGAATTTTAGTGTAAGGGATGTTTACACCTTTTTGTTTAGCAATAATACCATCATTTTCAACTTCAACGATGAATTCACGTTTTTCAGCATCCTTGTCTACAACACGAAGACCAAGTTTACCATCATCCACAAGAACTTGTTTACCAACTTCTACATCGTCGAAAATGTCAAGTGCACCAGCAACGTTCAAAGCAATAACGTCGCGAGTTGATTTGATACCTTGTTTAGTAGCAATACGGATTTGTTCACCAGTTTTGTATGCATACTCTTTAGCATCACCTTCAAACAATTCAGTACGGATTTCAGGTCCCTTAGTGTCAAGAAGGAAACCTACTTTTTGACCAGCAATAGATTCAGCCATACGTACGACATCCATACGTTCACCTTGCTCAGCGTGGTCACCATGTGAGAAGTTGAAACGGAAAACGTTAGCACCTTCCTCGATCAATTGAGCAATGTTTTTAGCAGATGCATCAGGGTCAAGTTTTTCACTCCAGTAACCATCTTCACCAAATTTCTTGCCACCACGGATTTCAACCGCAGGACCAAGTGTAGCAACTATTTTTACGCGTTTATTCATGATATATAAAACTCCCTTATATTTATTGTCGCTTTTGCGACGGATTAACAATAATTAGTAGAACCGCTATTATTTCAAGTTAGCTAAAGAACGGTTAAGCTCTGCAAAATCAAGACGAGCTTTGTGTGGATTGTTTACGATAATTTTACCGTCTTCAGTAAGACTGAACAAAGCACCTTCTTCTGCTGTACCAAGGATTGGACTTTCAACAAGCTGTTCATTATGGATACCCACAGCAACACCACCAATTCCTTCTTTAAGAAGATCAACGGCATGTGCACCCATCCATGAAGCAAGAACACGGTCACGTGCAGTTGGTGAACCACCACGAATTACGTGTCCAATATTTGTAGCACGAAGGTCTGATGTATCTCCAGCTTCTTTCATTTTAGCTGCAAACTCTTCAGCACCCATAACGCCCTCAGCAAGCACAATAATGTGGTGAGATTTTTCGCCAGATTCATAACCTTCTTTAACTTTACGAACCACTTCGTTGATGTCATATTCTTCTTCTGGCACAATAATTTGGTCAGCACCTGAAGCAATACCAGCCCAAAGAGCGATATCACCAGCGTTACGTCCCATTACCTCAACGACAAAAGTACGTCCATGACTGAAAGCTGTATCTTGGATTTTATCCAAAGCTTCTGTTGCAGTTGCAACGGCTGTATCAAATCCAATTGTATAGTCTGTACCAACGATATCGTTATCGATAGTTCCTGGGAGACCAACTGCTGGGAAACCATGTTCAGTCAAACGCATAGCACCATGGTAAGAACCATCTCCACCAATAACAACTACACCTTCGATTCCATATTTTTTAAGTTGCTCAATACCTTTAAGTTGACCTTCAAGTTGGGCAAACTCGGGATAGCGAGCAGACTGAAGGAAAGTGCCACCACGGCTAAGGATGTTTTCTACGCGTTTGGCATCAAGTTTGAAGATATCTCCTTCAACCATACCGGCGTATCCACGGTTAATGCCGAACACTTCAATTCCTTCAGAAATTGCTTTGAGAACAACTGCACGAACGGCAGCGTTCATACCAGGGGCATCTCCACCACTGGTCAAAACAGCAATACGTTTCATTATTCCTGATACTCCTTTTATATATTTAACATTTTCATTATAACACAAAGAATTATAAATGGCTTTAAATTTGAAAAGTTTTATCGGTTTTTTTAACGTAAAACCGTTTTCAACACAAAAGGTGCTAATTCCCTACTGAGTTCTTCGTTCTTAGACACTTTATATCGTTGACTAACTATTGTTTCCTTGCTTCCCTGATAACGAATAACCACAGGAATATGTCCAGGATACTTGGATAAAATGTGAGAAACTTCTAAATCTTTATTATGATTCTCTAGTAAAATCCAGAAACGCTCAGTGCTAGCCTCCTCTATATTTGACAAAATTAATTGAAGACGTCCGTCGCGCTCTTGAGTTCGTCCTTCTAGATAAAAGAGACTACCTTCGCTTAACTTATCTTTGTGATAGAAATAAGTTTCTGGAAAAAGAGTGACATCCAGTTTATTCACCCCATCAAAAACACTTAGGAAAGCCATCTGGTCTCCCTTTTTCGTTCTGATAATGCGAACTGATTCAAGCTGGACCAAAACTGTAGCCTTACTGTTTAAAGTCAACTCAGAAATTGGTTGGTAGGGCCGTGATGCCATTTTTTGAGCTAAATGTAATGGATGTGTACTAAGTCCAACTCCTAGTAAATCCTGCTCTATACTGTAGCGTTCTGTCTGACTATAGTCTTCATACTCCACCCAAGAATAAGACGACTCTGCAAACAAACTCCCTAATTCATTAACAAAAGTAAAGAGGTTGCTTAAGTTTCCGATGATTTTCCGTCTATTAGGCTCAAAACGATCAAATAATCCTATTTGGATCAAAGGTGTCAAAATATCTACTTTTTGATATTTACTAGGAATACGTGTCAAAAAATCCTCTATAGAAATGTATTTACCATTTTGTTGGCGATCCTCAATAATCCAAAGTGCAAAATCTCTGGGCAAACCTTTTATGGTTTTTAGACCTAGTACAATCTTTCCATCGGAAATCTTGTCCATATAAGGAATTCTATTAATATCCAGGCTAGCTAAGGAAAAGCCATTTTCAATTGCATCCCTAATGTAATCACTTGACGAATAATTTAACATGACGTCATAGAATATCTGAGGATAATGCGTTTTAAAATAAGCTAATTGGAAGGCTAGGGATGAATAAGCATAGGCATGACTTTTATTAAAACCATATCCTGCAAACTTAGTTATCATACTAAAGAGACGTTTAGCAACCTGTGGGTCACGCCCTAACTGACGACTTCCTTCCATGAATTGTTCGGACATTTTGGACATTTCATTGGCATCTTTTTTAGACATTGCCCGACGAAGCAAATCGGCCTTTCCAAGGCTAAAGCCAGCAAATACTTGGGCAATCTGCATAACCTGCTCCTGATAAAGCATGATACCATAGGTAGGTTCAAGAATTGGAGCAACCACTGGGTCAATGAGATCTACTTTCTCCTTACCATATTTACGAGCAACGAAATTATCTGTATAATCGCTAGCTCCTGGACGGTTGAGAGAGGTTGTCGCTACTACTTCTTCGAACTTAGCAGGTTTAATCCGTTTAAGGAGATTTATAGCACCTGCCTGCTCGAATTGAAAAATTCCCTTTGTCTTACCACTGGCAAAAAGCGCTAGGGTTTGTGAATCTTCCAAGTCAATGGATTTGATATCGATAGCAATTCCCTGTTCTTCTTCAAGCTTCTCCTTCATTTTTTGAACAAAGGTCAAATTTCGAAGCCCCAAGAAATCCATCTTAAGCAAACCATTGGCCTCGACTGCGGAAGCATCGTACTGTGTAACCATCATGTCCTCACCTGCCTTAAGAGGAATATGATTGGTCAGGTCATCATCGCTCATCACGATGCCTGCAGCATGTATGGAGGTTTGTCTTGGCTGGCCTTCAATAGCCTTAGCAATTTCAAAAGCTCTCTGAAATTCCTGCCTCTGATTAATTAGCTGTCTGAATGACATATTTTTCTCATAGACAGTTGTCAAAGTATCTCGAAAAGATATTTTTTTACTGAGTTGGGATAATTCAAATTCCTTAGCTCCAAAACGTTTAAAAACATCTCGGATAGCCTGTTTAGCCCCAAAAGTTGAAAAAGTAACAATCTGTGCAGAGTGCTTACTACCATAACGGTCTCTAACGTAATGAAGAAACTCACTTCGATAAATATCAGGTAAGTCTATATCGATATCAGGCATACTATAACGTTCCTCATTTAAGAAACGCTCGAAAAGTAAATCATTTTTAACTGGATCAATTCCAGTAATATCAAGGACATAAGCTACCAAACTCCCTGCAGCAGACCCACGTCCCATTCCCATATAATAACCTCGACTACGACCAAAACGTAACAAATCCCAAACAATCAAGAAATAGTCA
This region of Streptococcus thermophilus genomic DNA includes:
- the pfkA gene encoding 6-phosphofructokinase gives rise to the protein MKRIAVLTSGGDAPGMNAAVRAVVLKAISEGIEVFGINRGYAGMVEGDIFKLDAKRVENILSRGGTFLQSARYPEFAQLEGQLKGIEQLKKYGIEGVVVIGGDGSYHGAMRLTEHGFPAVGLPGTIDNDIVGTDYTIGFDTAVATATEALDKIQDTAFSHGRTFVVEVMGRNAGDIALWAGIASGADQIIVPEEEYDINEVVRKVKEGYESGEKSHHIIVLAEGVMGAEEFAAKMKEAGDTSDLRATNIGHVIRGGSPTARDRVLASWMGAHAVDLLKEGIGGVAVGIHNEQLVESPILGTAEEGALFSLTEDGKIIVNNPHKARLDFAELNRSLANLK
- the pyk gene encoding pyruvate kinase, which translates into the protein MNKRVKIVATLGPAVEIRGGKKFGEDGYWSEKLDPDASAKNIAQLIEEGANVFRFNFSHGDHAEQGERMDVVRMAESIAGQKVGFLLDTKGPEIRTELFEGDAKEYAYKTGEQIRIATKQGIKSTRDVIALNVAGALDIFDDVEVGKQVLVDDGKLGLRVVDKDAEKREFIVEVENDGIIAKQKGVNIPYTKIPFPALAERDNADIRFGLEQGINFIAISFVRTAKDVQEVRAICEETGNGHVKLLAKIENQQGIDNIDEIIEAADGIMIARGDMGIEVPFEMVPVYQKMIITKVNAAGKIVVTATNMLETMTEKPRPTRSEVSDVFNAVIDGTDATMLSGESANGKYPVESVRTMATINKNAQTLLKEYGRLDSSTFDRSSKTEAVASAVKDATNSMDIKLIVALTESGNTARLISKYRPEADILAITFDELTQKSLMLNWGVIPVVTEIPSSTDDMFEVAERVALESGLVESGDNIVIVAGVPVGSGNTNTMRIRTVK
- a CDS encoding DNA polymerase III subunit alpha, yielding MFAQLDTKSVYSFMDSVVDLNTYVKRAKELGYQSIGLMDRDNLYAAYHFAQLAIRNGLRPLIGTEANLFYEGRKIPFRLLAKNNQGYKNLMKLATELSSGQREFTYFSDYLNDIALILPSEDWEPGMSLGSEVFIGVRPEDAGKEFDYPVVPLHTVRYFENADRSTIQTLHAISQNVSLSEVSICPMNQLLFSAKEMEEAYSKLPEALNNLNQLVSDVSYQFDTNLKLPRFNREMPAVDQLRQLAQSGLDSKALREPAYQERLDKELSIIHQMGFDDYFLIVWDLLRFGRSRGYYMGMGRGSAAGSLVAYVLDITGIDPVKNDLLFERFLNEERYSMPDIDIDLPDIYRSEFLHYVRDRYGSKHSAQIVTFSTFGAKQAIRDVFKRFGAKEFELSQLSKKISFRDTLTTVYEKNMSFRQLINQRQEFQRAFEIAKAIEGQPRQTSIHAAGIVMSDDDLTNHIPLKAGEDMMVTQYDASAVEANGLLKMDFLGLRNLTFVQKMKEKLEEEQGIAIDIKSIDLEDSQTLALFASGKTKGIFQFEQAGAINLLKRIKPAKFEEVVATTSLNRPGASDYTDNFVARKYGKEKVDLIDPVVAPILEPTYGIMLYQEQVMQIAQVFAGFSLGKADLLRRAMSKKDANEMSKMSEQFMEGSRQLGRDPQVAKRLFSMITKFAGYGFNKSHAYAYSSLAFQLAYFKTHYPQIFYDVMLNYSSSDYIRDAIENGFSLASLDINRIPYMDKISDGKIVLGLKTIKGLPRDFALWIIEDRQQNGKYISIEDFLTRIPSKYQKVDILTPLIQIGLFDRFEPNRRKIIGNLSNLFTFVNELGSLFAESSYSWVEYEDYSQTERYSIEQDLLGVGLSTHPLHLAQKMASRPYQPISELTLNSKATVLVQLESVRIIRTKKGDQMAFLSVFDGVNKLDVTLFPETYFYHKDKLSEGSLFYLEGRTQERDGRLQLILSNIEEASTERFWILLENHNKDLEVSHILSKYPGHIPVVIRYQGSKETIVSQRYKVSKNEELSRELAPFVLKTVLR